The following coding sequences are from one Candidatus Poribacteria bacterium window:
- a CDS encoding HNH endonuclease, whose amino-acid sequence MDRETIIRKFQKLNPWKRGEERAVHKPLLVLYAMGKLLGGEDCTGRFTSYVDIETHLPDLLREFGPWREQYNPADPFWRLQNDEVWEVTNADKIYVHKGNASITDLREYETSGGFPEEIADQLQNDFGLTFEVIGRLLTSHFPISYHEDILQAVGIELSFGLPNQPRDPNFRRKILEAYRHRCAICGFNVTLRNRPIALEAAHIKWRMAKGPDKEGNGIALCSLHHKLFDRGAFTLSDQLEVRVSEYVDKTSVGFEEWLKQFDGREIDFPPQEQIYYPNENFTRWHLKEVFKEPYQVKT is encoded by the coding sequence ATGGATAGAGAAACAATTATCCGAAAATTCCAGAAATTGAATCCATGGAAACGAGGCGAAGAAAGGGCAGTACACAAGCCACTTCTTGTATTGTACGCGATGGGAAAATTGTTGGGCGGTGAAGATTGTACAGGTAGATTCACATCATACGTAGATATAGAAACACATCTTCCAGACTTACTACGAGAATTTGGACCGTGGCGTGAGCAATATAATCCAGCAGACCCGTTTTGGCGCTTGCAAAATGACGAAGTTTGGGAGGTTACTAATGCCGACAAAATTTATGTTCACAAAGGTAATGCCTCTATAACGGATCTGAGGGAATATGAAACTTCTGGTGGTTTTCCAGAAGAAATCGCCGATCAACTTCAAAATGATTTCGGTTTAACTTTTGAAGTAATCGGTCGTCTGTTAACTTCCCATTTTCCAATCTCATACCATGAAGACATTTTACAAGCTGTCGGGATTGAATTGTCCTTTGGGCTACCTAATCAACCACGTGACCCCAACTTTCGGCGGAAAATCTTGGAAGCATATAGGCACAGGTGCGCGATCTGCGGCTTTAACGTGACATTACGCAACCGTCCTATCGCGTTGGAAGCCGCCCATATCAAGTGGAGAATGGCAAAAGGCCCCGACAAAGAAGGAAATGGAATTGCTTTATGTTCACTACACCATAAACTTTTTGATCGAGGTGCTTTTACGTTGTCTGACCAATTGGAAGTTCGCGTATCGGAATATGTTGATAAAACATCAGTAGGTTTTGAAGAATGGCTGAAGCAATTTGACGGTCGAGAGATTGACTTTCCACCACAAGAGCAAATCTACTACCCTAACGAAAATTTCACGAGGTGGCATTTAAAAGAAGTATTTAAAGAACCTTATCAAGTAAAAACTTGA
- a CDS encoding SUMF1/EgtB/PvdO family nonheme iron enzyme produces the protein MHIETLDYPLIHIPAGEFTMGTIPTGMRKTDPEEPQRSVQLDAYAIGAYQITNAQYAQFVEATGHPHPLFWTEEHLNASDCPVVGVSWQDATHFLAWLGSLENAEYRLPTEAEWEKAARGTDAREYPWGDIWDASRANTSESGNKQLIPVGSYPSGVSPYGCYDMAGNAYDWCSDWFHMETYKYSPTENPIGASEGRRKVIRGGSWIARGEFAARCANRAAYEPIQAIHSVGFRIAMDVE, from the coding sequence ATGCACATCGAAACACTTGATTACCCGCTAATCCACATCCCCGCTGGTGAGTTCACGATGGGAACGATTCCCACCGGAATGCGGAAGACCGATCCAGAAGAACCGCAACGGAGCGTCCAACTCGATGCTTACGCCATCGGTGCGTATCAGATCACGAATGCACAGTACGCGCAATTTGTAGAGGCGACGGGACATCCGCATCCACTGTTCTGGACGGAAGAACATCTCAACGCATCCGATTGCCCGGTCGTCGGTGTGAGTTGGCAGGATGCGACGCATTTTTTGGCGTGGCTCGGTTCACTTGAAAACGCCGAATATCGCTTGCCGACGGAGGCGGAGTGGGAGAAAGCAGCACGCGGCACCGATGCCCGCGAGTATCCCTGGGGAGATATATGGGATGCAAGTAGGGCAAACACATCGGAATCGGGAAACAAGCAGCTGATACCTGTTGGGAGTTATCCGTCAGGTGTGAGTCCTTACGGGTGCTACGATATGGCGGGCAACGCCTACGATTGGTGTTCCGACTGGTTCCACATGGAGACATATAAATACTCGCCTACCGAGAATCCGATCGGTGCAAGTGAAGGTCGGCGGAAAGTGATTCGTGGCGGTTCATGGATCGCACGAGGTGAGTTCGCCGCACGCTGCGCCAACCGTGCAGCGTATGAACCGATACAGGCGATTCACAGCGTCGGCTTTCGGATCGCCATGGATGTAGAATAG
- a CDS encoding type II toxin-antitoxin system Phd/YefM family antitoxin, giving the protein MRKEVSATELHRKLGELLDGIHRNGDRLIVKRANKPFAAIVPIEVYEEMLKQREKSFSVLDRIWKKVPAVSEEEAQADIEQAITEGGAERAGKRNKLSP; this is encoded by the coding sequence ATGAGGAAAGAAGTTTCTGCAACGGAATTACATCGGAAACTCGGTGAATTACTTGACGGGATCCACCGCAATGGAGACCGACTGATAGTCAAACGTGCCAACAAACCATTCGCCGCCATTGTTCCGATTGAAGTCTACGAGGAAATGCTTAAACAGCGAGAGAAATCCTTTTCAGTGTTGGATAGGATATGGAAAAAAGTGCCAGCAGTGAGTGAAGAAGAAGCACAGGCAGATATTGAACAGGCAATCACTGAAGGAGGCGCAGAGAGAGCAGGTAAAAGGAATAAATTATCTCCCTAA
- a CDS encoding tetratricopeptide repeat protein yields the protein MLNQSSSPDSLLSSVLEIIRKITEKLADSTYIYRGEPTHYPKICSSLYREYQDIETDSFDIETLQMEILTEAKDYTDETSDLNILMDIQRYGGKTNLIEFTTDYLIALFFACVDSSDKDGRVILQKIEEIKDIIYNPLSKPHGHVSIQKIVFIRPPKGFIQPNASDVITIPHNLKQSILDHLQKAHGISTKTIYNDLYGFVMTHNIHHSAYTEYHRGLTWQHRGIEASTSEEKQNAFDKAIMHYNEALALKSNDAVIYYNRGLVHFNIDEYDNAISDYTKAIELKPDYVDAYHHRGLTYLNNGQYDNAISDYTKAIELKPDY from the coding sequence ATGTTAAATCAATCCAGTTCTCCAGATAGTCTTTTAAGCAGCGTTTTGGAAATTATTCGTAAAATTACGGAAAAATTGGCAGACAGTACCTACATATATCGAGGAGAGCCCACTCACTATCCAAAAATCTGCTCAAGCCTCTACCGCGAATACCAAGATATTGAAACGGATTCTTTTGATATAGAAACCCTTCAAATGGAAATTTTAACCGAGGCGAAGGATTACACAGATGAAACAAGCGATCTCAACATCCTTATGGATATCCAACGTTATGGTGGGAAAACTAACCTCATTGAGTTTACAACTGACTATCTCATCGCCCTTTTCTTTGCCTGTGTTGATTCGTCTGATAAAGATGGTAGAGTTATCCTACAAAAAATCGAAGAAATAAAAGATATAATCTACAATCCTTTGTCGAAACCACACGGTCATGTCAGTATCCAAAAGATTGTATTTATTAGACCTCCCAAGGGCTTTATTCAACCGAACGCATCTGATGTAATCACTATCCCACATAACCTCAAACAATCTATACTAGATCACCTACAGAAAGCACATGGTATATCTACTAAAACCATTTATAACGATCTCTATGGATTTGTCATGACTCACAACATTCATCATAGTGCCTATACTGAGTATCATAGGGGTCTAACTTGGCAACATAGAGGAATTGAAGCGAGTACATCTGAAGAAAAACAAAACGCCTTTGACAAAGCTATTATGCATTATAATGAAGCATTAGCATTGAAATCAAATGATGCCGTTATCTATTATAATCGCGGGTTGGTTCACTTTAATATAGACGAGTATGACAACGCTATTTCAGACTATACCAAAGCAATAGAACTCAAACCCGATTATGTAGATGCCTATCATCATCGCGGGCTTACTTACTTGAAC